A section of the Pediococcus inopinatus genome encodes:
- a CDS encoding FAD-dependent oxidoreductase → MVRDAEKLLIIGGSDAGISAALKAKELKPQLRVQVLLADEYPNLSICGLPYAVSGEVPNWHSLAHRDLQELTSTGVEFQMNMIAKKIDPQQHEVIAHSFAGELQIYHYDHLVVATGAKPKLSGITGIDLARTQQQNSKVRVLHTMADYFALETNLTTNSVQNVAIVGSGYIGIEMAEALQKRHLNVTIFQRGAEILSTVDADLGQIVHQKLVANDVQVATNLTVSEINETETKVKVVGVNADQKINTYDFDLALVVVGVQPNTDLLVAAGSETGIAGAVKVDQYMQTTLPDIWAAGDLVETKHHLLGKAYLPLGTTAHKQGRTAGFNVAGVPRTFKGSIGTQVLKVFDLVVARTGLLAKEAIQADFAPFTVTTDVDDHKAYFPGAHKIKIRITGDQHTGRLLGVQVIGYYGSEVAKRCDIFAVAIFNNMTVAEISDLDLSYSPPVGSPWDAVQIATQNWEQQSLKY, encoded by the coding sequence ATGGTACGTGATGCAGAAAAATTATTGATCATCGGTGGTAGTGACGCTGGTATTTCAGCGGCCTTAAAGGCCAAAGAACTTAAACCGCAACTAAGAGTTCAAGTATTATTGGCAGATGAGTACCCTAATTTATCAATTTGTGGATTGCCCTATGCAGTTAGTGGGGAGGTACCCAATTGGCATTCATTAGCTCATCGGGATTTACAAGAATTAACGTCGACTGGCGTTGAGTTTCAAATGAATATGATTGCTAAGAAAATTGATCCGCAGCAACATGAAGTTATCGCGCATTCGTTTGCGGGTGAATTACAAATTTATCATTATGATCATTTGGTTGTAGCCACTGGAGCCAAGCCAAAATTATCTGGTATTACAGGGATAGACTTAGCGCGTACACAACAGCAGAATAGTAAAGTTCGTGTTTTGCATACGATGGCAGATTATTTTGCGCTTGAAACGAATTTGACTACAAACAGTGTGCAAAATGTGGCTATCGTAGGCTCCGGCTATATTGGGATTGAAATGGCGGAGGCGTTGCAGAAACGTCATTTAAACGTGACTATTTTTCAACGTGGCGCAGAGATACTATCAACGGTCGATGCTGATTTAGGCCAAATCGTTCATCAAAAATTAGTTGCTAATGATGTTCAGGTTGCAACTAACTTAACTGTTTCAGAAATTAATGAAACTGAAACTAAGGTGAAGGTTGTTGGTGTGAATGCGGATCAAAAGATAAATACTTATGATTTTGATTTGGCTTTAGTTGTGGTTGGTGTTCAGCCGAATACTGATTTATTAGTCGCAGCTGGTTCCGAAACTGGAATTGCTGGTGCCGTCAAGGTTGATCAATATATGCAAACTACGTTACCAGATATATGGGCGGCCGGTGATTTAGTTGAAACAAAACATCATTTGTTAGGGAAGGCTTACTTACCGCTGGGCACAACGGCACACAAACAAGGGCGAACTGCCGGGTTCAATGTTGCTGGTGTTCCACGTACCTTTAAGGGTAGCATTGGGACTCAAGTGCTAAAGGTATTTGATCTAGTAGTTGCGCGGACTGGATTATTAGCAAAGGAGGCCATACAGGCAGATTTTGCGCCATTTACTGTAACAACCGACGTCGATGATCATAAAGCGTATTTTCCGGGTGCACATAAGATTAAGATCAGGATTACCGGTGATCAACATACCGGCCGACTTTTAGGCGTACAGGTAATTGGTTATTACGGTAGTGAAGTTGCCAAACGTTGTGATATTTTTGCAGTGGCAATTTTTAATAATATGACGGTGGCGGAAATTAGTGATTTAGATTTATCCTATTCACCACCAGTTGGCTCACCTTGGGATGCAGTACAGATTGCGACTCAGAATTGGGAGCAACAAAGTTTGAAATATTAA
- a CDS encoding ArsR/SmtB family transcription factor: MIKVDCCPDKPELASRDLLSEENASEIILLFKVLSNDTRLRILHCLTREPKISVGKIAARLNMKTAAISNQLQRLVDQKIVKTERDGNFINYEIIDECTAILLERAWCLAEDTGKITG; this comes from the coding sequence ATGATAAAAGTAGACTGTTGTCCGGATAAACCAGAATTAGCTAGCCGTGATTTACTGAGTGAAGAGAACGCAAGTGAGATCATCTTACTTTTTAAAGTTCTATCCAATGATACAAGATTAAGAATTTTACATTGTTTAACGCGCGAGCCTAAAATATCAGTTGGCAAGATTGCGGCTAGGCTTAATATGAAAACTGCAGCTATTTCTAACCAGTTGCAGCGATTAGTTGATCAAAAAATTGTGAAAACTGAACGTGATGGAAATTTCATCAACTATGAAATTATTGATGAATGTACTGCTATTCTATTAGAACGTGCTTGGTGTTTAGCAGAAGACACAGGTAAAATTACGGGTTAA
- a CDS encoding CadD family cadmium resistance transporter — protein sequence MIKTIITGIVLYASTAIDLLVILMLLFSKYRSTKHKQQIYIGQFLGSYTLIAISLFFALVLHYVPAKWILGFLGLIPIGFGIKYILSDEDEAAEVDEKIEQRKDKNLIATVALITVASCGSDNIGLFVPYFVSLTIEQLITTFIVFTFCIFILVYLGDKFSRVKIVKKLLDKFGNWIMAIIYIGLGMMIILESDTISHLIKILF from the coding sequence ATGATTAAAACCATTATAACTGGTATTGTGCTATACGCCTCCACCGCGATTGATTTATTAGTTATTCTGATGTTATTATTTTCAAAATATCGGTCAACAAAACATAAGCAACAAATTTATATTGGTCAATTTTTAGGTTCATACACATTGATAGCAATCAGTCTTTTTTTTGCGTTAGTACTTCACTATGTGCCTGCTAAGTGGATTCTTGGATTTTTAGGTTTAATACCGATTGGCTTTGGGATTAAATATATCCTGAGTGACGAAGATGAAGCCGCTGAGGTTGATGAAAAAATCGAACAGCGAAAAGACAAAAATTTGATCGCAACGGTTGCTTTAATCACCGTTGCATCTTGTGGCTCTGATAACATTGGACTTTTTGTGCCTTACTTTGTATCGTTAACAATCGAACAACTAATAACGACGTTTATTGTTTTTACATTCTGTATCTTCATACTTGTCTATTTGGGTGATAAATTTTCGCGTGTGAAGATTGTTAAGAAATTGTTAGATAAATTTGGTAATTGGATTATGGCAATTATTTATATTGGATTAGGCATGATGATTATTTTAGAGAGTGACACAATTTCACATCTTATTAAAATACTTTTTTGA
- a CDS encoding helix-turn-helix domain-containing protein, producing MNYTETICAAQQGDPIAMAKLIKEFQPLIINITTWGHSYFDEDRYQILNEHFIHTVHKFNLERYLE from the coding sequence ATGAATTATACCGAAACGATTTGTGCAGCTCAACAAGGTGATCCAATTGCCATGGCAAAGCTTATTAAAGAATTTCAGCCATTAATTATCAACATCACTACTTGGGGCCATTCATATTTTGACGAGGATCGTTACCAAATATTAAACGAACACTTTATCCACACTGTTCATAAATTCAATTTAGAACGCTATCTAGAGTAA
- a CDS encoding sigma factor-like helix-turn-helix DNA-binding protein, producing the protein MSDQDVKQAFSHYAKLSLVNKTRSLYVEEQHKVPEVPLNEETLEYLIDEMLPGVKLIKAEQAAHLEEYFINERLVISIARLTDPQKKLLYYKYVEQLSDKAIGQILHVSSQAISKQHRKVLSKIAATFFD; encoded by the coding sequence ATGTCTGATCAAGATGTCAAACAAGCATTTTCGCATTATGCCAAGCTATCACTGGTAAACAAGACTCGCTCACTTTATGTGGAGGAGCAGCACAAAGTTCCTGAAGTTCCACTAAATGAGGAAACGCTGGAATACCTGATTGATGAGATGCTACCGGGCGTTAAATTAATTAAAGCGGAACAAGCAGCACACCTTGAAGAGTATTTCATCAATGAAAGGCTGGTTATTTCAATAGCCAGATTGACCGATCCACAAAAGAAATTACTCTATTATAAATATGTTGAGCAGCTTTCGGATAAAGCTATCGGACAAATCTTGCACGTTAGTAGTCAAGCGATTTCTAAACAGCATCGCAAGGTCTTAAGCAAAATTGCTGCTACTTTCTTCGACTAA
- a CDS encoding IS256 family transposase: MNQFTKEIVTALAQNQDLDLIFKDHLEIAVNELLQNELSAFLGYERYDRAGFNSGNSRNGNYLRTFKTKYGELNLTVPRDRNGEFINHTLPAYQRQTDQLEQTVIQLYQKGITTHEISDLMEKMYGAYYTPQTVSNLTKVVNEQVEAFKSRTLSEKYAVIYLDATYLPLRRDTVAKEAVHIAIGIQPNGHKEVLSYKIAPTESGAIWTEVLADLKQRGVQQNLLFVADGLVGLASAVGKYYPEAVIQQCLVHVSRNISHRIRVKDRKEVLGDFKLIHQSSDKQAAEHSLANFINRWRKRYPKVTQGLLENQKLLTCFDFPAAIRASIYSTNLIESFNKKFKRQTKKREQFPNEESLERTLMTVILDYNDKFDQRVHKGFNMVEDTLESMF, encoded by the coding sequence ATGAATCAGTTTACCAAAGAAATTGTCACAGCACTAGCTCAGAATCAAGATTTAGACCTCATTTTTAAAGATCACCTAGAAATTGCCGTTAATGAATTACTTCAAAATGAGCTTTCCGCCTTTTTAGGCTATGAACGCTATGATAGAGCTGGATTTAACTCTGGTAATTCACGCAATGGCAACTACTTAAGAACCTTCAAAACTAAATATGGCGAGTTGAATCTCACGGTTCCACGTGATCGTAATGGCGAATTTATTAACCACACCTTACCTGCTTATCAGCGCCAAACAGACCAACTGGAACAGACGGTCATCCAGCTTTATCAAAAAGGCATTACTACCCATGAAATCTCCGATCTCATGGAAAAAATGTATGGTGCTTATTACACACCGCAAACAGTTTCTAACTTAACTAAAGTCGTTAATGAACAAGTTGAAGCTTTCAAAAGTAGAACATTGTCAGAAAAATATGCGGTTATCTATCTGGATGCCACTTATCTGCCGTTAAGACGCGACACCGTCGCAAAAGAAGCAGTCCACATTGCGATCGGTATACAGCCTAATGGGCATAAAGAAGTCTTATCATACAAAATAGCGCCTACTGAATCTGGTGCAATTTGGACAGAGGTATTGGCTGATCTGAAACAACGAGGGGTGCAACAGAATTTACTTTTTGTGGCCGATGGCTTAGTTGGATTGGCGTCTGCGGTTGGCAAATATTACCCCGAAGCCGTTATTCAACAATGTCTCGTTCATGTAAGTCGTAATATCTCGCATCGTATTCGTGTGAAAGACCGTAAAGAAGTCTTAGGTGATTTTAAATTAATCCATCAATCATCTGATAAACAGGCGGCAGAGCACAGCCTAGCTAACTTTATCAATCGCTGGCGCAAACGATATCCTAAAGTTACCCAAGGGTTATTAGAAAATCAGAAATTATTGACGTGTTTTGATTTCCCAGCAGCTATTCGGGCTAGTATTTACAGCACAAACCTAATTGAATCATTTAATAAAAAATTCAAGCGGCAGACTAAAAAACGTGAACAGTTTCCAAATGAGGAATCCTTAGAAAGAACCTTGATGACGGTTATTCTGGATTACAATGACAAGTTTGATCAGCGGGTGCATAAGGGATTCAACATGGTTGAAGACACATTAGAATCTATGTTTTAA
- a CDS encoding BlaI/MecI/CopY family transcriptional regulator, translating to MLNREVCCVTNAEYEVLRIIWHYPGISTKDICKEIKKRKNWQLSTIKTLLLRLENKTLIVKNTYYHQAHYYAQYSESIVVSAFIKRLLSRRETLSQEEFLELVENNLQNNSSDIGGLKINEKT from the coding sequence TTGTTAAATCGCGAAGTTTGTTGTGTGACCAATGCTGAATATGAAGTCCTGCGAATTATTTGGCACTATCCGGGAATTTCAACCAAAGATATTTGTAAGGAAATAAAAAAGCGAAAGAATTGGCAACTTAGTACTATAAAGACATTATTATTACGACTTGAAAATAAGACTTTGATTGTTAAGAATACCTACTATCATCAGGCTCATTATTATGCCCAATATAGTGAATCAATAGTCGTCTCTGCCTTTATCAAAAGGTTGCTTTCTAGGCGAGAAACCTTGTCACAAGAAGAATTCTTAGAACTTGTGGAAAATAATCTCCAAAATAACTCCAGTGACATTGGTGGGCTGAAAATAAATGAAAAAACTTAA
- a CDS encoding heavy-metal-associated domain-containing protein, with translation MKKLKLTLDKMCCENAVKRIFFELHSINGVEETHFDLASRSVLIYLQAGTLPAIESKYQDENLINKGCKQDEKQKKETTKSWR, from the coding sequence ATGAAAAAACTTAAACTTACCCTTGATAAAATGTGCTGTGAAAATGCTGTAAAAAGAATTTTTTTTGAGTTACATTCAATTAATGGAGTAGAGGAGACCCATTTTGATTTGGCGAGTCGTTCAGTGTTGATTTATCTTCAAGCAGGCACTTTACCGGCAATAGAGAGTAAATATCAGGATGAAAATTTGATTAATAAAGGATGTAAACAAGATGAAAAACAAAAAAAAGAAACAACAAAATCATGGAGATAA
- a CDS encoding HAD-IC family P-type ATPase, which produces MKNKKKKQQNHGDNDMQSMDHTHMNMESNGGDMMQHGGQMMHMGNMKRKFWVSLIFSLPIIALSPMLKFSFMPNLVFPGSEWLVLILATFLYIYGGAPFIKGAKAELKERKPEMMTLVALGITVSYFYSLYAFTINQFFVADTHVMDFFWELATLIDIMLLGHWIEMDAVMAAGNALEKMAALLPNTATIVADNGDHIEKPLNEVVIGESVIVKAGEKIPTDGIILDGNTTVNEALVTGESKAVTKMKNDKVIGGSTNGSGAIMVKVTGTGQSGYLAQVMQMVSNAQKEQSKAEGVADKVAGLLVYAAVSAAILTFIVWLLVSGDFNLALERTVTVLVIACPHALGLAIPLVVARSTSIGAQNGLLTRKRQALEDATELDAILMDKTGTLTEGNFAVNDYKATDTAYSNEQILSLMGALESGSSHPLSVGILSKLKELNLKREFYNQVSHPC; this is translated from the coding sequence ATGAAAAACAAAAAAAAGAAACAACAAAATCATGGAGATAATGATATGCAATCAATGGATCATACTCATATGAATATGGAATCCAATGGTGGCGACATGATGCAACACGGTGGACAAATGATGCATATGGGGAATATGAAACGTAAATTTTGGGTATCACTGATTTTTTCACTTCCAATCATTGCATTATCACCTATGCTAAAATTCAGCTTTATGCCTAATCTAGTTTTTCCAGGTTCAGAGTGGTTAGTATTGATCTTGGCTACTTTTCTTTATATTTATGGTGGTGCACCATTCATTAAAGGTGCAAAAGCCGAATTAAAGGAAAGAAAACCAGAAATGATGACGCTTGTAGCGTTAGGCATAACTGTCTCCTATTTCTATAGTCTCTATGCTTTCACTATAAATCAATTTTTTGTAGCAGATACCCACGTTATGGATTTCTTTTGGGAGTTAGCTACATTGATCGATATCATGTTGCTAGGTCATTGGATTGAAATGGATGCCGTTATGGCAGCAGGAAATGCACTTGAAAAAATGGCGGCTTTGCTACCTAATACTGCTACTATTGTTGCTGATAACGGTGATCATATTGAAAAACCACTAAATGAAGTTGTGATTGGTGAATCAGTAATTGTTAAGGCAGGTGAGAAAATACCTACTGATGGTATTATTCTTGATGGAAATACAACTGTGAATGAAGCTTTAGTCACCGGTGAATCTAAAGCAGTAACTAAAATGAAAAATGATAAGGTTATTGGTGGATCCACTAACGGCTCTGGTGCCATTATGGTTAAGGTAACTGGAACTGGACAGTCTGGCTATTTAGCACAAGTTATGCAAATGGTAAGTAACGCACAAAAGGAGCAGTCTAAGGCAGAGGGCGTTGCTGATAAAGTTGCAGGACTATTGGTTTACGCAGCAGTTAGTGCTGCTATTCTTACCTTTATTGTGTGGTTATTGGTTTCAGGTGACTTTAATCTGGCATTAGAACGTACCGTTACGGTTCTGGTTATTGCATGCCCACATGCTTTAGGTCTTGCCATTCCGCTAGTAGTTGCGCGTTCAACCTCAATCGGTGCACAAAATGGATTGTTAACTAGAAAACGCCAAGCGTTAGAAGATGCTACTGAGTTAGATGCTATTCTTATGGATAAGACGGGTACTCTGACTGAAGGTAACTTTGCAGTAAATGACTATAAGGCTACAGACACAGCATATTCAAATGAACAAATTCTATCGTTGATGGGTGCACTTGAATCTGGCTCAAGCCATCCATTATCGGTTGGTATCTTGTCAAAATTAAAAGAGCTAAATTTAAAACGCGAATTTTATAATCAAGTTAGCCACCCATGTTGA
- a CDS encoding IS30 family transposase, with translation MREVFVLTQQQLTTNRQKGHHLTQIERGMIASLHSEGHSARQIASIIGVSHQTINNELSRGTIKQVKKINGEKHYLKVYCPEAAQARYEENRSNSRRPLKFKQVTDFLAYFDDKFHTEHWSPDATVGYAKKHRLFSPHKMICAKTLYNYIDAQLLEIRNIDLVEKVRRRMAHHKTTKVKRLAGSKSIDERPKKVNNRHEFGHFEIDTVVGERNGSQSILLTFTERKTRFEIVCLIEGKDADSVSYALRNIVNQYGDIIKTVTADNGTEFTTLETALNGIADTYFAHPYTSSERGTNEVHNRMLRRYFPKGQSLDIATPSQVQIAQSHLNNLPRRILKFKTPAEAFEREVKRARKAHTA, from the coding sequence ATGAGAGAGGTTTTCGTCTTGACGCAACAACAGCTTACCACAAATCGTCAAAAGGGTCACCACTTAACTCAAATTGAACGTGGAATGATTGCTTCTCTACACTCCGAAGGCCATTCTGCACGCCAGATTGCATCTATTATCGGTGTTAGTCATCAAACCATTAATAATGAGCTTTCTCGTGGCACTATTAAGCAGGTTAAGAAGATTAACGGAGAGAAGCACTACCTTAAGGTTTATTGTCCTGAAGCAGCTCAGGCTCGCTATGAGGAGAACCGGTCCAATAGTAGACGTCCATTAAAGTTTAAGCAAGTCACCGACTTCCTAGCCTACTTTGATGACAAGTTTCACACGGAGCACTGGTCACCCGACGCAACGGTAGGATATGCTAAAAAGCACCGTTTATTTTCACCTCATAAGATGATTTGTGCGAAGACACTGTACAACTATATTGATGCACAATTATTGGAGATCCGCAATATCGATCTTGTGGAGAAAGTAAGACGCCGAATGGCTCATCATAAAACAACGAAAGTTAAACGGCTGGCCGGTTCTAAAAGTATTGATGAACGCCCCAAGAAGGTCAATAACCGTCATGAGTTTGGACATTTTGAAATTGATACCGTTGTTGGTGAGCGTAATGGTAGCCAGAGCATCTTGTTGACTTTCACAGAGCGTAAAACACGCTTTGAAATAGTCTGCTTGATTGAGGGTAAAGACGCAGATTCAGTATCGTATGCATTGCGAAATATTGTTAATCAATATGGTGATATTATCAAGACCGTGACGGCAGATAATGGTACTGAGTTTACGACCTTAGAGACTGCACTGAATGGCATAGCTGACACTTATTTTGCCCACCCGTACACATCTTCAGAACGAGGCACTAATGAAGTTCATAATCGGATGCTTCGTCGCTATTTTCCCAAGGGGCAATCACTCGACATTGCCACTCCAAGCCAAGTTCAGATTGCTCAATCGCATCTGAACAACCTGCCTCGGCGAATTTTAAAGTTCAAAACACCAGCCGAAGCTTTTGAAAGAGAAGTCAAGCGTGCTCGCAAGGCTCATACTGCTTAG
- a CDS encoding multicopper oxidase family protein: MQRKRLYLILIGFIIIVIGLNVFWLIKFKQSPVKAGMMPNTSSQITNNKEKQRILNIPPVLKPDSTDANNVYYTLRAQTGMTQLVSGEKTKTYGYNGPFLGPTIRVERGQNIHIHTQNRLKQATSFHWHGAILDDSSDGGPHQTVAAGQNKLISFKVNQPAATLWYHPHAVGSTASQVYNGLAGFLLVDDQNSRQLKLPRNYGKDDFPIVVQDRSFDKNNQLDYKKIVSSNGTLGNTLLINGTQNPYIETTTKYVRLRLLNGSNAREYTFKLDDRSSFYQISTDGGFLKKPVQENKITLAPGERAEIVVDLGHYSQGSQVKLKSADSNILTMKVKNNHDGETKLPRQLTNLQTVTKSGQKVTQNIALSDMGHMVSINNRQFSMNRIDLKVKQNTTQVWKIRNKNNMMGEIHPFHIHGVQFRLLSINNNASPSNMHGWKDTIMTRPGNQYKILIKFTQTGVFMYHCHNLEHEEAGMMGQIRVVP, from the coding sequence GTGCAACGCAAACGGCTTTATTTAATACTCATTGGCTTTATTATTATCGTGATCGGACTCAATGTGTTTTGGTTAATTAAATTTAAGCAATCGCCAGTTAAAGCAGGAATGATGCCAAATACAAGCTCACAAATCACTAATAATAAGGAAAAACAAAGAATATTGAACATTCCTCCTGTATTAAAACCAGATTCAACTGATGCTAACAATGTTTATTACACTTTGCGAGCACAAACAGGTATGACACAGTTAGTATCTGGGGAAAAAACAAAAACGTATGGTTATAATGGCCCATTTCTCGGCCCAACGATTCGAGTTGAAAGAGGGCAGAATATCCATATTCATACTCAAAACCGTTTAAAACAAGCAACTTCTTTTCATTGGCATGGTGCTATTTTAGATGATTCAAGTGATGGTGGTCCACATCAAACAGTTGCAGCAGGACAGAACAAGTTGATAAGTTTTAAAGTTAATCAACCTGCTGCTACGCTCTGGTATCATCCTCATGCTGTTGGTAGTACGGCTAGTCAAGTTTACAATGGACTAGCTGGTTTTTTGTTAGTTGATGACCAAAATAGTCGGCAACTAAAACTACCTAGAAATTATGGCAAAGATGATTTTCCAATTGTAGTACAAGATCGAAGCTTTGATAAAAATAATCAGTTAGATTATAAAAAAATTGTATCTAGTAATGGTACGTTGGGTAATACGTTACTAATAAACGGTACTCAAAATCCATATATCGAAACAACTACTAAATATGTTCGGTTACGCTTATTAAATGGTTCCAATGCTCGTGAATATACCTTTAAATTAGATGATCGTAGTTCCTTTTACCAGATTAGTACTGATGGAGGATTTTTGAAAAAACCGGTCCAAGAAAATAAAATTACGCTTGCACCGGGTGAACGAGCCGAAATCGTTGTTGATTTAGGTCACTATTCACAGGGAAGTCAGGTCAAACTCAAGTCGGCAGACAGCAACATTCTGACGATGAAGGTGAAGAATAATCATGACGGGGAAACAAAATTACCACGACAACTGACTAATCTTCAGACAGTCACTAAGTCAGGACAAAAAGTAACACAAAATATTGCTTTATCGGATATGGGACATATGGTAAGCATCAATAATAGGCAGTTTTCAATGAATCGAATTGATTTGAAAGTAAAGCAAAATACGACGCAGGTTTGGAAGATCCGCAATAAAAATAATATGATGGGTGAAATTCATCCTTTTCATATCCATGGTGTTCAGTTTCGATTATTGAGTATTAATAACAACGCATCACCAAGCAACATGCACGGTTGGAAAGATACGATCATGACAAGACCGGGTAACCAATACAAGATTTTGATTAAATTCACACAAACCGGAGTTTTCATGTAT